The following proteins are encoded in a genomic region of Diabrotica virgifera virgifera chromosome 1, PGI_DIABVI_V3a:
- the LOC126891896 gene encoding uncharacterized protein LOC126891896, with protein MAENQAGSHVLANMATVSAPSEFNFSLPGSWNQWKKRLERYMSVSGFINKPEAEKIDMLVYLMGAEAEEIITQFNLTPAQQVYSIIIEKFDAHFIPQKNVIFERFKFNTRSQQPGESVDAYITALHSLAEHCSYGALKDELIRDRIVVGVLDVKVSERLQLQKNLTLGEAVLTVRQAELQNSQNRILRQERVQEVATVNAHRGNYWSQSQAEPNKYGQQNTWGKSNKNYKCTYCSVPSCNSRERCPAKDSRCRLCGKKGHWQARCRSGRNVRVVEGQNCAESEVGIENEMENLQVLM; from the exons ATGGCAGAGAATCAAGCAGGAAGCCATGTGCTTGCCAACATGGCAACAGTATCAGCTCCTTCTGAGTTTAATTTCTCCCTTCCAGGATCATGGAATCAGTGGAAAAAGAGGTTAGAAAGATATATGTCGGTTAgtggttttataaacaaaccagaaGCTGAAAAAATTGATATGCTAGTGTATCTAATGGGGGCAGAAGCAGAGGAAATTATAACTCAATTTAATCTAACACCCGCACAGCAAGTATATAGTATTATTATCGAGAAGTTTGACGCTCATTTTATACCCCAAAAGAACGTAATATTTGAACGATTCAAGTTCAACACACGTAGTCAACAGCCAGGGGAGTCGGTGGATGCATATATCACTGCACTTCATAGCCTGGCAGAGCATTGTAGTTATGGGGCTCTAAAAGATGAGTTAATAAGAGACCGCATAGTAGTAGGagttttagatgtaaaagtaagtGAGAGGTTACAACTCCAAAAGAACCTAACATTAGGGGAAGCTGTATTAACAGTACGTCAAGCCGAGCTGCAGAATTCTCAAAACAGGATTCTTAGGCAAGAACGAGTACAAGAAGTAGCTACGGTCAATGCACACAGAGGTAACTACTGGTCACAATCACAAGCAGAACCAAATAAATATGGACAACAGAACACATGGGGGAAATCcaacaaaaactacaaatgtACATACTGTAGTGTACCAAGCTGCAACAGCCGAGAAAGATGTCCAGCAAAAGATAGTCGTTGTCGATTATGTGGAAAGAAAGGACATTGGCAAGCTAGATGTAGATCCGGCAGGAATGTAAGAGTAGTTGAAGGTCAAAACTGTGCTGAAAGTGAGGTAGGAATAGAAAATGAAATGGAAAACTTACAG GTGCTGATGTAA